The following are encoded together in the Adhaeribacter arboris genome:
- a CDS encoding JAB domain-containing protein: MELTYKTHVKSSLRPKITSSKDSYDVLLQSWDENKLEFVEQAKVLLLNRANRVLGICDLFTGGVAGTVIDPKLVFMAALKANASAIILAHNHPSCNVNPSATDITMTKRLKEVGNFLELPVLDHIIVTKEGYYSFADELGM, encoded by the coding sequence GTGGAGCTTACTTACAAAACCCATGTAAAGTCTTCCTTACGACCGAAGATAACCAGTTCAAAAGATTCTTACGACGTGTTGCTGCAATCCTGGGATGAAAACAAGCTGGAATTTGTCGAACAAGCAAAAGTATTGCTCTTGAACCGAGCCAACCGGGTATTAGGGATTTGCGATTTATTTACTGGCGGCGTTGCCGGAACGGTCATTGATCCGAAACTGGTTTTTATGGCGGCGCTTAAAGCTAATGCTTCGGCTATTATCCTAGCGCATAACCATCCCTCTTGCAATGTAAACCCTAGTGCTACCGATATAACCATGACAAAGAGGCTTAAAGAAGTGGGCAATTTTTTAGAATTGCCGGTTCTCGATCATATTATCGTCACCAAAGAAGGCTACTACTCTTTCGCGGATGAATTAGGGATGTAA
- a CDS encoding sacsin N-terminal ATP-binding-like domain-containing protein codes for MNIQKKLKDLKDQKSYSNPAKRVMEHLKPILSKSNDLRQRWVWELLQNASDLGDNVKARFEITADRLKFSHNGKAFSLDEAYNLIMPDSSKDDAITHKKSVIGQFGTGFISTHILSKIIQIEGIIEDDEQFYTFNFHLDRSERNNKDFLIQSIKDAEAEYRENLEEIEELPENEFQTSFTYHINNTYSSLKGQEIVEDGIKNFKELIPYVLTFRPQLAEVEVIDRRTTTTKWTFKRDEVETDIDDLVIIKTICYKNSKHIEDRLIGNIIQKGTEIAFPIEEIEDGKFQLLPFPNNCPLLFCAFPMIGTSHFDFPVVIHSEKFDPNEARDGIEISQHDLENRNRLIEAKDAFLRLLKIIEGYEWTNTFNISLLFSPDFNDYSVKTWFTNLIFKPIKEGLHKTKMIELDESLIKNKRLSLSQVYIPYTDRRLKNYTEQVTDIYNFAFKTIPTLLPKKDHFLSWYEVLDFEIFTDEKLDLEELTKKISEEVDSLDKFCSEYSMDETAAIEFLIDFIRFILAQEKDELFDKYKLILNQSNQLCYLKGMKLDLIDCKGLKDGYDEKLKDIYYSISDTECRDILLHKDFEQIDGLIEENDKYEFEKLAKDTDEELRNYEGNFQDENFLLILKNLFNWYTTCGLSEETLTNLFRFFSSNKSQLYLNTKTSEELEYAFDIEISGKSEVLAKLANSSLLENELETIADNPVLISNFIEWLNNKQEDHPEEELGNIGEEFLYHRLCQIFGENRVLWEDKSEYDFRVLEMDLTTTKYFIDAKTTGKGIANSDNVPFFMRTAQWSFLDKQQARNKYIIARIFKTGRTIDIKYLRLNKQSLQ; via the coding sequence ATGAACATACAGAAAAAACTTAAAGACCTAAAAGACCAAAAGAGTTATAGTAATCCAGCCAAAAGGGTAATGGAGCATTTAAAACCTATCCTTAGTAAGTCAAACGACTTGCGACAAAGATGGGTGTGGGAATTGCTTCAAAATGCAAGTGACTTGGGTGATAATGTTAAGGCAAGGTTTGAAATAACTGCTGACAGATTAAAATTCAGCCATAATGGAAAAGCTTTTTCATTGGACGAAGCATATAATCTAATTATGCCCGACTCTTCTAAAGATGACGCAATAACACATAAGAAAAGTGTTATCGGACAGTTTGGAACAGGCTTTATTTCGACACATATACTTTCCAAGATTATACAAATAGAAGGAATCATTGAAGATGACGAGCAATTTTACACCTTTAACTTTCACCTTGACAGAAGCGAAAGAAACAACAAGGATTTTTTAATTCAATCAATTAAAGACGCAGAAGCAGAATATCGGGAAAATCTTGAAGAGATAGAAGAACTTCCAGAAAATGAATTTCAAACTTCATTTACTTATCACATTAATAATACATACTCTTCTTTGAAAGGACAAGAAATTGTTGAAGATGGAATTAAAAATTTCAAAGAATTAATTCCATACGTTTTGACTTTTAGACCTCAATTAGCAGAAGTTGAAGTTATTGACCGCAGGACAACGACAACCAAATGGACATTCAAACGTGATGAAGTTGAAACTGATATTGATGACCTCGTAATTATTAAAACGATTTGCTATAAAAATAGCAAACATATTGAAGACAGATTAATAGGTAATATTATTCAAAAAGGCACTGAAATTGCCTTCCCAATCGAAGAAATCGAAGATGGAAAATTTCAGTTACTTCCTTTTCCTAATAATTGCCCATTACTGTTTTGTGCATTTCCTATGATTGGAACTAGTCATTTTGATTTTCCTGTAGTTATTCACAGTGAAAAATTCGATCCCAATGAAGCAAGAGATGGAATTGAAATCTCTCAACATGATCTAGAAAACAGAAATAGGCTCATAGAAGCTAAAGATGCTTTCTTGAGATTATTAAAAATAATTGAAGGTTATGAATGGACTAATACATTTAATATTTCTTTGCTTTTCAGTCCTGATTTTAATGATTACTCTGTAAAAACTTGGTTTACCAATTTAATTTTTAAACCAATTAAAGAAGGTTTACACAAAACTAAAATGATTGAATTGGATGAGTCCTTAATTAAGAATAAACGACTTTCATTAAGTCAAGTTTATATTCCGTATACAGATAGGAGATTAAAAAATTACACAGAACAGGTAACAGATATTTATAATTTTGCTTTCAAGACAATACCAACTTTGTTACCCAAAAAAGACCATTTTTTAAGTTGGTATGAAGTTTTGGATTTTGAAATTTTTACAGATGAAAAACTTGACTTAGAAGAGCTAACAAAAAAGATTTCCGAAGAAGTTGATTCGCTTGACAAGTTTTGTTCTGAATATTCAATGGATGAAACAGCAGCGATTGAATTTTTGATTGATTTTATAAGATTCATTTTAGCGCAAGAAAAAGATGAACTTTTTGATAAATATAAATTGATACTGAATCAAAGTAATCAGCTTTGTTATTTGAAAGGAATGAAATTAGATCTAATTGATTGTAAAGGACTGAAAGATGGTTATGATGAGAAACTAAAAGACATTTACTATTCCATATCAGACACTGAGTGCCGTGATATTTTACTTCATAAGGACTTTGAGCAAATTGATGGACTCATTGAGGAAAATGATAAATATGAATTTGAGAAATTAGCAAAAGATACTGACGAAGAACTTCGGAACTATGAAGGGAATTTTCAAGATGAAAATTTTTTGCTTATCCTAAAAAACCTTTTCAATTGGTATACAACTTGTGGACTTTCGGAAGAAACCTTAACAAACTTGTTTCGATTCTTTTCCTCTAATAAATCTCAATTGTATCTTAATACAAAGACGTCAGAAGAATTGGAATATGCTTTTGATATTGAGATTAGTGGTAAAAGTGAAGTATTAGCAAAACTTGCTAACAGTTCGCTTTTGGAGAACGAATTAGAAACTATTGCGGATAATCCAGTATTGATTTCAAATTTTATTGAGTGGCTAAATAATAAGCAAGAAGATCATCCTGAAGAAGAATTGGGAAATATCGGAGAAGAGTTTTTATATCATCGACTTTGCCAAATATTTGGAGAAAATAGAGTGCTTTGGGAAGACAAATCTGAATATGATTTCCGAGTTCTTGAAATGGACTTGACAACAACAAAATACTTCATAGACGCGAAGACAACAGGTAAGGGTATTGCAAACAGTGACAATGTTCCCTTTTTTATGCGGACTGCACAATGGTCTTTCCTTGACAAACAACAAGCAAGGAACAAGTATATAATAGCAAGGATTTTCAAAACCGGTAGGACAATTGACATTAAGTATTTAAGGTTAAACAAACAATCACTACAATAA
- a CDS encoding recombinase family protein: protein MKRAIAYYRVSTTRQGRSGLGLEAQQNAVEQYCKRNDYALLSEVVEVQSTRKYRPGLFQTLDLCRQHQATLMVARLDRLGRDVEQIAGIVKSKVEIIVADNPHANRFTIHILAAVAEEQRQRISETTKEALRAAKKRGVALGKNGKALSVANRKAAQEFAHQLSPIIRRLRNRGIISVRAVSEELNKRGIPTFRVGGKWHPSTVYTLMNRLK from the coding sequence ATGAAAAGAGCAATTGCCTACTATCGGGTTTCTACGACCCGGCAAGGCCGGAGTGGTTTGGGATTGGAAGCCCAACAAAATGCCGTGGAACAATACTGTAAACGGAATGATTACGCTTTGCTTAGCGAGGTAGTGGAGGTGCAATCCACTCGCAAGTACCGCCCGGGTTTATTTCAGACCCTGGACTTGTGCCGCCAGCACCAAGCGACCTTGATGGTAGCCCGGTTAGACCGGCTCGGCCGGGATGTCGAACAAATCGCCGGGATCGTCAAGTCGAAGGTGGAAATTATTGTCGCGGATAATCCCCACGCAAACCGGTTTACCATCCATATTCTGGCGGCGGTGGCCGAGGAGCAAAGGCAGCGCATCAGCGAAACCACCAAAGAGGCATTAAGGGCGGCAAAAAAGAGAGGTGTGGCGCTGGGAAAGAATGGCAAAGCCCTCTCCGTGGCGAATAGGAAAGCCGCTCAAGAATTTGCGCATCAACTCTCTCCCATCATCAGGCGCTTACGAAACCGGGGCATTATCTCGGTGCGGGCTGTGTCCGAGGAATTAAATAAGAGAGGAATACCGACCTTTCGGGTAGGCGGAAAATGGCATCCGAGTACGGTTTATACCTTGATGAACCGGCTGAAATGA
- a CDS encoding radical SAM/SPASM domain-containing protein, whose product MKELIPQKAPELLLSLVNPEYGYAVNCAYPNSFRLLNRGQYEIVQSINNRDDIQTLAIQLRMPSERLHQFLLLLSKTEIVRFDNSFSLPKKSAKPKSLNFWIHTTNACNLGCSYCYISTLNTGKGMNDTVRQQLMYKLLEVVKVRGIKQIKLRLAGGEPMGQFNAWKAFIPAAATILAEAGCKLDVAFITNLTLLNEDILEFSKKHRVSYGVSLDGVAEIHDATRRFRSGSGSFQLVDTNLRRLVAEKIPVSVNTVVSNVNIIGLPDLTRYLISLDIPFRYSIVKGAAIDAALLDNYLAASHAIMGEAIETGWQFSQRYQFCDLKPNELGFQTCASGFSGGAIYVDGSFKYCHVHFGKESDSSRSIFNEELDLVAMIESGQHDEEIRSADCRKCRYRSVCTSGCPVYRVEGKDPQCSLYHRFIPQYYELQAKERLRLLRQYEMI is encoded by the coding sequence ATGAAGGAACTGATCCCGCAAAAAGCTCCGGAACTGCTGCTTAGCCTAGTGAATCCGGAATACGGGTACGCGGTCAATTGTGCTTACCCTAATTCCTTTCGACTATTGAACCGCGGCCAGTATGAAATCGTGCAGTCCATCAATAATCGGGATGACATTCAAACCCTGGCTATTCAGTTAAGGATGCCATCCGAAAGGCTGCACCAGTTCCTGTTACTCTTGAGTAAAACGGAAATTGTCCGGTTCGATAATAGCTTTAGCCTACCGAAGAAGTCAGCGAAACCAAAATCCTTGAATTTTTGGATTCATACCACCAATGCGTGCAATCTGGGTTGCAGTTACTGCTATATTTCGACTTTAAATACCGGCAAGGGGATGAATGATACCGTCAGGCAGCAGTTAATGTATAAGCTGCTGGAAGTGGTAAAGGTAAGAGGCATCAAGCAGATCAAACTGCGGCTGGCCGGCGGGGAACCGATGGGGCAATTCAATGCCTGGAAAGCCTTCATTCCCGCAGCAGCAACTATTTTAGCTGAGGCTGGCTGTAAGCTGGACGTCGCCTTTATTACTAATCTGACCCTCTTGAATGAGGATATTCTTGAATTTTCTAAAAAGCACCGGGTAAGTTACGGCGTTTCGTTGGATGGCGTGGCAGAGATTCATGATGCCACCCGAAGGTTTCGGTCTGGTTCCGGCTCCTTCCAGTTGGTCGATACCAACTTGCGCAGGCTAGTGGCGGAAAAGATACCGGTGTCGGTGAATACCGTTGTGAGTAATGTTAATATCATCGGATTACCCGATCTCACCCGCTATCTTATTTCCTTAGATATTCCTTTTCGGTATTCGATTGTGAAAGGCGCGGCGATTGATGCCGCGTTGCTGGATAACTATCTGGCCGCCTCCCACGCCATTATGGGAGAAGCGATAGAGACGGGCTGGCAATTCTCCCAGCGATACCAGTTTTGTGATTTGAAGCCAAACGAGTTAGGGTTCCAAACCTGTGCTTCCGGCTTTTCTGGGGGAGCCATCTACGTCGATGGTTCTTTTAAGTATTGCCACGTGCACTTTGGCAAAGAATCTGATTCGTCTCGTTCTATCTTTAATGAGGAATTAGACTTGGTGGCAATGATAGAGAGCGGGCAGCATGACGAAGAGATAAGATCGGCAGATTGCCGAAAATGCCGCTACCGCTCGGTTTGTACGAGTGGCTGCCCGGTTTACCGGGTGGAGGGTAAAGACCCGCAATGCAGTCTTTACC